One part of the Anaeromyxobacter sp. Fw109-5 genome encodes these proteins:
- a CDS encoding RHS repeat domain-containing protein encodes MTSPAGTIDYGYDPAFDRLQTIASGARSTTLTWEAGGDRLLDVADGVLHECRRYDDRGRVTLVSNVAAGESCELSESPLVRYRYGYDERGNRTSEEYTGETVTVPELTSYGYDRADRLTGVAYADGTAKLYQLGGDGSRLAEKHVTPFSGDLGPDGWGVATGAVQTYGYDARGGLESITDEQGVAVVAYTVDLAGRVKVETRGTSKKELTWDAAGRLAEAKLGPAVAGGGGTVDTFTYRYDFAGRRIEKSGPTGDSRYLWGADDLVEEVAPSGTRLVYERMGGLVVGVSAYGAGGTPAGSERLMHDGLDTIVGRVRSDGSSSLYRYDAWGGFRGLGAPGAAEASLAYAGQHWDADVGLSYAQQRWYDPSVGRFLSEDPLEASDERLMQPGRLATFVYAAGNPLLYVDPLGLDVGQPESTSARAQQDMKYQAVLNDQNADAGNWLQGCAAGEVDDWRNIDGAAFNASSHSPQWLAGYVKCNARPVSDAVYNSDVAKNTREFWTATPARAHVMGCALGGGNGVLPVGDVSGLPASMQSTAGACEFGVGAATTVMTLGEAGVGVWRGLKNIRPMPKPALAGVTADGRTVAAGAEGLSAAERFPKNMEARAGGPTRISGGNPRHVNGAIAEEKGWNAALKGGHEPIQGPGKVSEKGPDFITYDPKSESIVVWDAKYRSSGKGYPKSLPPKKLKAWMPEVRKAVEALPDEALRAAAKDALENNRVTGEIFKWPPK; translated from the coding sequence ATGACGTCGCCCGCCGGGACGATCGACTACGGCTACGACCCGGCGTTCGACCGTCTCCAGACGATCGCCTCCGGCGCGAGGTCGACGACGCTCACCTGGGAGGCCGGAGGCGATCGCCTCCTGGACGTCGCGGACGGCGTGCTGCACGAGTGCCGCCGCTACGACGATCGCGGACGCGTGACGCTGGTGTCGAACGTCGCCGCCGGAGAGAGCTGCGAGCTCTCCGAGTCCCCGCTGGTGCGGTATCGCTACGGCTACGACGAGCGCGGGAACCGCACGAGCGAGGAGTACACGGGCGAGACGGTCACGGTGCCGGAGCTGACGTCGTACGGGTACGACCGGGCGGACCGGCTGACCGGCGTCGCCTACGCGGACGGCACGGCGAAGCTGTACCAGCTGGGCGGGGACGGCAGCCGCCTGGCGGAGAAGCACGTCACGCCGTTCTCGGGCGACCTGGGCCCGGACGGGTGGGGCGTGGCGACGGGCGCGGTGCAGACGTACGGGTACGACGCTCGGGGCGGGCTCGAGTCCATCACGGACGAGCAGGGCGTCGCGGTGGTCGCGTACACGGTGGACCTCGCCGGACGCGTGAAGGTCGAGACGCGTGGCACGAGCAAGAAGGAGCTCACCTGGGACGCCGCCGGGAGGCTCGCCGAGGCCAAGCTCGGCCCGGCCGTGGCTGGCGGAGGCGGCACGGTCGACACGTTCACGTACCGTTACGACTTCGCCGGACGCCGGATCGAGAAGAGCGGTCCGACCGGTGACAGCCGTTACCTGTGGGGCGCGGACGACCTCGTGGAGGAGGTGGCGCCGAGCGGCACGCGCCTCGTGTACGAGCGGATGGGCGGGCTCGTCGTCGGGGTGAGCGCTTACGGAGCGGGCGGGACGCCGGCCGGCAGCGAGCGGCTCATGCACGACGGGCTCGACACCATCGTCGGGCGGGTGCGGAGCGACGGGTCGTCCTCGCTGTACCGTTACGACGCGTGGGGCGGGTTCCGCGGCCTGGGTGCGCCTGGCGCCGCCGAGGCGAGCCTCGCGTATGCGGGGCAGCACTGGGACGCGGACGTCGGACTGAGCTACGCGCAGCAGCGGTGGTACGACCCGAGCGTCGGGAGGTTCCTGTCGGAGGATCCGCTCGAGGCGAGCGACGAGCGGCTCATGCAACCCGGACGTCTCGCGACGTTCGTCTACGCGGCGGGGAACCCGCTGCTGTATGTGGACCCGCTCGGGTTGGATGTTGGGCAACCAGAATCGACATCGGCGAGAGCACAGCAGGACATGAAGTATCAAGCGGTGCTCAACGATCAGAACGCGGACGCGGGCAACTGGCTGCAGGGTTGCGCCGCTGGTGAAGTCGATGACTGGAGGAACATCGACGGCGCAGCGTTCAACGCCTCCAGCCACTCACCCCAGTGGCTCGCCGGTTACGTGAAGTGCAACGCCCGGCCGGTTTCCGACGCCGTCTACAACAGCGACGTTGCCAAGAACACGAGGGAGTTCTGGACGGCGACACCGGCGCGCGCTCACGTGATGGGTTGCGCCCTGGGCGGTGGGAACGGAGTCCTGCCGGTCGGCGACGTGAGCGGCCTGCCCGCGAGCATGCAGAGCACGGCGGGAGCGTGCGAGTTCGGTGTCGGCGCAGCCACCACGGTCATGACGCTCGGCGAGGCCGGCGTTGGCGTGTGGCGCGGGCTGAAGAACATTCGCCCGATGCCGAAGCCGGCGCTGGCGGGTGTGACCGCGGACGGCAGGACGGTTGCGGCCGGAGCGGAGGGGTTGTCTGCGGCCGAGCGATTCCCCAAGAACATGGAGGCGAGGGCTGGGGGACCCACGAGGATCTCTGGTGGCAACCCGCGCCATGTGAACGGCGCGATAGCGGAAGAGAAGGGCTGGAATGCCGCGCTCAAGGGCGGCCATGAGCCCATCCAGGGACCGGGCAAGGTTTCCGAGAAGGGCCCGGACTTCATCACGTATGACCCGAAGTCGGAGTCCATCGTTGTCTGGGATGCGAAGTATCGTTCGAGCGGAAAGGGATACCCGAAGTCGTTGCCGCCCAAGAAGCTGAAGGCATGGATGCCGGAGGTTAGGAAGGCCGTCGAGGCGCTTCCAGATGAGGCTCTGCGGGCCGCCGCCAAAGATGCATTGGAGAACAACCGAGTGACGGGGGAGATCTTCAAGTGGCCGCCGAAGTAG
- a CDS encoding RHS repeat-associated core domain-containing protein — MTLVSNVAAGESCELSESPLARYRYGYDERGNRTSEEYTGETVTVPELTSYGYDRADRLTGVAYADGTAKLYQLGGDGSRLAEKHVTPFSGDLGPDGWGVATGAVQTYAYDARGGLESITDEQGVAVVSYTVDLAGRVKVETRGTSRKELTWDAAGRLAEAKLGPAVAGGGGTVDTFTYRYDFAGRRIEKSGPGGDSRYLWGADDLVEEVAPSGTRLVYERMGGLVVGVSAYGAGGTPAGSERLMHDGLDTIVGRVRSDGSSSLYRYDAWGGFRGLGAPGAAEASLAYAGQHWDADVGLSYAQQRWYDPSVGRFLSEDPVFGDPTNPVSLHAWAYANGNPLAFIDPLGERAMTEAEKARDAEWYAEYLRRKAAWDKLPWYQKVGDVFDSDGNSQGAKVLARNINAYRRGIDQAADGEDVIAIDVAAEYGEGPVSISLPSGAQDMSRGPLVVPASRVDAVQAQRARNGQILAAVTAGPAASTAYAISDAVGVSEETKYNVTATVGHVESTAYAAAALRPGSGSTGLIKPPNLPVPSPRINLAGGRSTTGGAGRLGSARTRQQNADIATELEMRGWDVTGGGGRGKEEYLPGPGFSRKGSSWVDVTAQKNGRTLRINTVDTLADGVTPDKRESANAARIRAQTPGDHLLLIPKAKSAPAPVSLKRVAPPAEE; from the coding sequence GTGACGCTGGTCTCGAACGTGGCCGCCGGAGAGAGCTGCGAGCTCTCCGAGTCGCCGCTCGCGCGGTACCGGTACGGCTACGACGAGCGCGGGAACCGCACGAGCGAGGAGTACACGGGCGAGACGGTCACGGTGCCGGAGCTGACGTCGTACGGGTACGACCGGGCGGACCGGCTGACCGGCGTCGCCTACGCGGACGGCACGGCGAAGCTGTACCAGCTGGGCGGGGACGGCAGCCGCCTGGCGGAGAAGCACGTCACGCCGTTCTCGGGCGATCTGGGCCCGGACGGGTGGGGGGTGGCGACGGGCGCGGTGCAGACGTACGCGTACGACGCTCGGGGCGGGCTCGAGTCCATCACGGACGAGCAGGGCGTCGCGGTGGTCTCGTACACGGTGGACCTCGCCGGACGCGTGAAGGTCGAGACGCGTGGCACGAGCAGGAAGGAGCTCACCTGGGACGCCGCCGGCAGGCTCGCCGAGGCCAAGCTCGGCCCGGCCGTGGCTGGCGGAGGCGGCACGGTCGACACGTTCACGTACCGTTACGACTTCGCCGGACGCCGGATCGAGAAGAGCGGTCCGGGCGGTGACAGCCGTTACCTGTGGGGCGCGGACGACCTCGTGGAGGAGGTGGCGCCGAGCGGCACGCGCCTCGTGTACGAGCGGATGGGCGGGCTCGTCGTCGGGGTGAGCGCTTACGGAGCGGGCGGGACGCCGGCCGGCAGCGAGCGGCTCATGCACGACGGGCTCGACACCATCGTCGGGCGGGTGCGGAGCGACGGGTCGTCCTCGCTGTACCGTTACGACGCGTGGGGCGGGTTCCGCGGCCTGGGTGCGCCTGGCGCCGCCGAGGCCAGCCTCGCATACGCGGGGCAGCACTGGGACGCTGACGTCGGACTGAGCTACGCGCAGCAGCGGTGGTACGACCCGAGCGTCGGGAGGTTCCTGTCGGAGGATCCGGTGTTCGGGGATCCGACGAACCCGGTTTCGCTGCATGCCTGGGCGTACGCGAATGGGAACCCGCTCGCGTTCATCGATCCGCTCGGCGAGCGCGCGATGACGGAGGCAGAGAAGGCGCGAGACGCCGAGTGGTACGCGGAGTACCTCAGGCGCAAGGCCGCGTGGGACAAGCTGCCCTGGTACCAGAAGGTCGGGGACGTGTTCGACTCCGATGGTAACAGTCAGGGTGCCAAGGTCCTCGCTCGGAACATCAACGCGTACCGACGGGGTATCGACCAGGCTGCGGACGGTGAGGACGTCATCGCGATCGACGTCGCTGCTGAGTATGGCGAGGGGCCCGTCTCGATCAGTCTTCCGTCCGGCGCGCAGGACATGAGCCGCGGTCCGCTCGTCGTGCCGGCAAGCAGGGTCGACGCTGTCCAAGCACAGCGTGCGAGGAACGGTCAGATTCTGGCCGCCGTCACTGCGGGTCCGGCGGCTTCAACTGCCTACGCGATCTCGGACGCGGTGGGCGTGAGCGAAGAGACGAAGTACAACGTGACGGCGACGGTCGGGCACGTCGAGAGCACGGCGTACGCCGCGGCAGCCTTGAGGCCGGGAAGTGGTTCCACCGGTTTGATCAAGCCGCCGAACCTGCCCGTTCCGTCACCGCGTATCAACCTGGCGGGAGGCAGGTCGACCACCGGTGGCGCGGGGCGGCTCGGCTCCGCTAGAACTCGACAGCAGAACGCGGACATCGCCACTGAACTCGAAATGCGAGGCTGGGACGTGACAGGCGGTGGCGGGCGTGGGAAGGAGGAATACCTCCCCGGTCCGGGCTTTTCGAGAAAGGGCTCCTCCTGGGTGGACGTGACAGCGCAGAAGAACGGCCGGACATTGCGGATCAACACTGTTGACACTCTTGCGGATGGCGTTACGCCCGATAAGCGTGAGTCCGCAAATGCTGCTCGCATACGTGCACAAACGCCTGGAGATCACCTGCTCCTTATTCCGAAGGCGAAATCGGCGCCGGCGCCCGTTTCCCTGAAGCGAGTCGCGCCACCTGCGGAGGAATGA